The genomic DNA AAAACGGATACCCACTTTTCCGCCACCTACCTAACTGTTCGCACTGTGGACGCCTTTACTGAACCcgttcgattgttttttttttctcttgtactTTCTAATTCGCAGGTATTTAACAGTCACGTTCCTCCCACACCGGAGACACCTTTTAGATCAACTAAGGTTAATATCGTTTCTTTCCCTGTTTTGTGCAACCGAATTGCCGAAttgagtgtttgtttttttctttcttgctttcttcAATGCATGGGTGGTTGAAATTGAATATTTGTTGCGTGTGTGCTCTTCGGTACCTCGGTCAATATGATGTTTTGATtgcattattttaatattacgtTTTGGTTTGGGAACTGATTTCGCACGGTGATAGCGTTTCTTTTAATAACCAGTTAAAAAATCATACtacatttttaatatttgcACAGAGCTCTTTGagtgaagttttgtttttctttatttttccaaGCAAAAATAACTAGTTTTGGTTTGATTGTGAATATGCATGAGATGGCGATGAGATAAGTTTTCCCcggtaaaaaaaactaatcttTCTATGAATCGATCTGTTGTGAAACATTGACACCTATCGCGAACCAAAGTAACCATCAGACgagataaatatatcgatcgatcgatcgatcatgcCCGTCATACTAATTGTGAGAAAAAAGTCGAGCAGTGGTTAAAAATGTCGTTAATTTGCATCGCGAACGACACAGTTTGGCTATACCGATCGATAAAATTTATCTAACGGCCCCGAACCAGTTGATAAACGGTACGGAGTCGGATTTGAGAGCTTACGTTGGATTTAGGGAAAAAATGATGTACTATTTATGTGCTACGTCAAAATATAAACTTATTTTCCCTAACTTGTTTTACATatatttcaacaaaaaaaaaagtcaaaccaTTTCAAGTAAATCTAACGATTTTATTAGgccgtaaaagaaaaaaaaattggctgAAAATAATACTTATCATGATTTTGCCGagaatttcaatgaatttcaaattttgaataaatctaaACAATCAACATGTAATGTAATACTATTGATCCAACTGAAAATCATGAAAACCTATAAAAATAGGCAACGGCCGTTGATCCAACAAGTGGTTAGTACACAACACGCATAATTTAAGTTGCTGGCAAGCTACCGGTACCGTAATGACCAACGGAACACTCAATCTCCTAGTAACGGGCCACGCGCGAACCCAAAGTTCAGTGTGCGCTTCTCCGGGATCTAGAGCCAGCAACTAGCCTGACTAGCCATAATGTAATGTGCATCCTTTCCTCGTATCAATGCAATCGATGGTCACTTCCACCGCACATGTTTTCACTTACGCTTTATCCGGTAATTCAAAATGCCTGGTAACAAATGCCCATTCGGTATGCTGCATGATTTGTGTGATCATCATCCGTGAAAAATAGTGCATTcaacattttcaaacaaacttttcccactagctgctatttgtaaacaaaccagaGATTTGACAGCCAACGTTGACAGATAGCGTAACTACTCGATCAGTGTTTGCATCGATCGTTATCTTTTTATCAACTCATCAGCGGTAGGCGTTCGCGATGCCAATTCGAGTAGATACATTTATCGGTCGATATAACCAAAccggtggtttatttttatcgactgGCTTCGCGATAGGTGTCATTATTGGATGTGAGAAGTTCTTTCATCGTACGCAATTtttatttagctttaagcagggtttggttttgttatCTATTTTCTACCGTTTACTTATAACCCCCCCCACAAAAAACTGTTGTTCATTTAACCTTATTTTCCCACCATTTTCCGCACGACATTTTTCCTGGTTTGGTGTGAGATTGGCCTTCTTTTTGAAATCTTTCCATAACACAGGTGGTTTTTTGctgaatttctttttttttttgttaatttaccTTCATTTTCTATTcattttactaaaaaaaaagcacgtaTTCCTCTTGCTAACGAAAAACCTCAATTGACTAATGTGTTCCCCTTTTCTTACGTACGCTGCTCCAACTCCAGCAGAAATCGGACAGCCTGAACAAGCTGTACGAGATGGACGATAAGCCGGACCGGCGCGTGTTTCTGGACAAGCTGCTGGCGTACATGGACGAGCGCCGATCGCCGATCACGGCCTGTCCGACGATCTCGAAGACACCGCTGGATCTGTACAAGCTGTACGTGTACGTGCAGGAGCGTGGCGGGTTTGTTGAGGTGTGTAAGGTGAGTTGCTAAGCTGTCCTGACCTGTCCATATCCCCAAAACGTAACCCAACCCTCCCACTCTAACCGTTGAGGCAGCTGAAGCTTATTCGAGAATGGTTAAGCGTACAACGCGGGTGTCTGCgtgccttttctttttctttctcccttccttccttcctacTATCGCCACCCAAATCACTGAAGGTTACCAAGAGCAAAACGTGGAAGGACATCGCCGGCATGCTGGGCATTGGGGCGAGCAGCAGTGCGGCGTACACGCTGCGGAAACACTACACGAAGAATCTGCTCCCGTTCGAGTGTAAGTTCGATCGGGGCGGTATCGATCCCGGTCCGATCATTGCGCAGGTGGAAGCCGGTTCGAAGAAAAAGTCCGCCAAAACTACGTCCGTTCCTTCGCCAGGTAAAAATTTGCAACACACTTTGACTCCGATTTGCTGAATCGAGCTCCTCACCCAACAACTGATCGCTTCGTTACAGGATCATCCAACTCGCAAGATTCATTTCCCGCgcctggcagcagcagtgcctCGATGGATGGTTACGGGCCGTACCCGGGCAGTGGTTATCCGCCCGGCTCCACGCCAGACtatgtgcagcagcagcagcaacagcagcagggcaCGGCCGGTGGACCACCAGGCGCTGCTACGCTGCCCGGTGCACAGCCGGGCCCGGGCCAGCAGCAGACACCACAGCCCCAGCAAAGGCCACCTTCGCAGCAAGGTGGCACTCAGTCTCCTCATCCAGGTAGGAGCGTTTACCTAACCGTTTTCTCCGTCCTTTAAGAGCAATGCCTCTCAACATTAACCCGTCCacctgtgtgtttgtttgtggatgTAAGAAGGAATTCATCCTGGTGAAGGCTTATGTGTGTACACATTCTAATGATGTCTCTGATCAATTGTCGTTAAAACACGTTGACGTTTTCCACTATCCCTTGCCAAATGCTGGGGTGAACATTTTAAGAAGCACTATTCAAATGAATCGATTTGAGAGTCCTCGTTCTAGATATGCGGTAGTTGTCCTCTTGTTATGTATGTCCTAATGTGGGTTTTTCAAGGGTACTTTGAGGTACTCCCGGTTTGTGTTGTCCGTGTTTTAGTTGTAGATGTGATTCATGTTTCCCCTTCCATTGTCGCATTCTctgtctcacacacacacacactctctctctctctccgtttATCATCTTTCTAACATCGTGTAGGTTCTGCACCGCCTGCCTCTGGCGATAATATTAGCGTGAGCAATCCCTTTGATGATCCCGTGGGTCCACAGCGTCCCCCGTATCAGCAGGGCGCTCCCTATCCACCGGTTTCACGTCCCCAAGGTAATGGCACCACCATctggtccccccccccccaaccatccatccatttccCCGGCTAATACCCAACTCCATTTTCTCCCTTCACAcaccatttgtttgtttttgatatGTTTGTCCAGCTCAAAAGTTACTAACAGCAAAGTCTTTGTACAAAAACAATTACCTGCTAacgcaccccccccccccccccccccgtccaCCGCACCTCCTTGAAAACGGAAGATACTGTCTTTCCAAGGCATCGTTACTAACTGCTGGTTCTGCCATTCTTTGTACAGGCGCACCGTATCAAGGACAGCCGGGCGGTTATGGGCAGTATGGCGCGCCGGAACAGTACGGCCCGTCGGCCGGCACACCGCCTGGACAATATGCACCACCGCCCGGTCAGCAAGGCCAGTATCCGCCAACGAATCGACCGCTCTATCCGCCGTACGCACCGCCGGAAGCTGGAGAAGGGTAAGGAACATTGGAAACACTTTTTTTACGCTTTGTGTATAAATTGTGACCGTCGTCGTAGTGTAGTAGGTGTGGCGGTGCTCCCTATCTACCGTGTGGTCACTGAGTGTGTCCGTGTTGTGTACTTTTGTCGTGCAAAATGCTTAACCAGAAACAAACGAGTAAAGATCAATACGTTTAACCTAATGACAGATCTCTCTACAGAGGCACACCACCATCGTCGGCGGCCGGTCAAGTACCCGTTCCTCCTTCGGCAGCCGACCCATACCGCGGGTACGGCAGCTCACCGTACCCTCCGCCACCCCAGCAACGACCATATCCGCCGCAACAGCAGCCCGTTGTCAGTACCGCGCCAGGAGTGCCGCCAGCCGGTACGCCACCAATTCCGGCGGGTGGTGCTGCCCAGGGACAGGTACCGCCGGGTGGTCCACcatcacagcagcagcagcagcagcagcaaccgcagcaAGCGCCTCCGCCACAGCAGCAACCTGGCGCGCAAGGACAGCCCGGTACGCCCGGCGGCGGCTATCCGGCACCGGTCGGGCAACCGGGCGTGCCTCAGTCTGCAGCCGACTACTACCGACAGCAGCAGGAACAGGTAGTTATAGCGGAAATGCTGAAGGCAGCTTATCGTTTGCTGGCTTGCTcttgtttcttcctttttttgtgttttgctccGGTATTTATCGCGTCAATGTTTGTTTCAAGGCTCTTCCCTATCCACAGCCCAACCAGCCGCGCCGTCATCCGGATTTCGAAAAGAGCCAACAGCCCTATCCTCCATACCAGCAGCGGCCTCAGATGTACCGTAAGTATCGCGTACACCACTTAAGCTCCTTTCTCCGGCGAATAGGGGTTGAACGTTTAAGGGGTTTCTTGTTGCTTTTCATTTACAGCAGGTGGATGGCAGGCAGGTCCTGGTGGCCAGTACCGTGGTCAGTATCCTCCCCAGAGTCCTCAGCAGCAGTGGGCACACAACGGTCCCAGGCCGAGCGGTCCGCCGGGTCCGCCCGGTGCCGGTGGTCCTCCCGGAGGTCCACCGGGTGCTCCGGGTCAGTGGGGAGCGGCGGCGGACGTTAATCGCTACCCGCCCAATCAGCAACAACCACCTTACCCAACGCACCAGCAGGTCAGTATTGCTCGGCCGTCTGGAATCTGGAATCCGCAACATCATCAGCTCCTTCTCTTTCCACAGGGCCAACAGCAACCCTGGAATCAGATGCCACCAACGTCACAGAACTCTCCGCTGCGACCACCGTTACGCACCGGCAAACCGTATCCTCCGATGACGGGTGCCGGTCCCGGTGTTCCGACACCACCCGGTTCCATGCCTGGAATGCCACCAGCCAGCATTAGCACACCGCCGCAAGCGCCGGGAGCGGTGGGTGGACCGCCGGGTGCAACTGCTTCATCCGGACCGGtcgttcccgtttccggtggCGTTCCGCCCGTCGTACCCTCGCCCGGAGGCGTCGTAGTACCGGGCAGTGGCGGCGTGCCTTCCGTGGCTGGTAATGCCAGCAGTGCAGTACCGGGTGTACCGCCAGTACCGAGCGCGGCATCCCCAGCGGTTAAAGCACAGCCACCTGCGCAAGGCACGGGCCAGGTACAGCCAGCCGGGCCCAATTTCCAACCGGCCGGAAGCGGCGGTGTACAGCAAAAGCGAGACATTGTCTTTCCGTCGGATAGCGTTGAGGCGACCACGCCCGTGCTCTACCGAAGGAAGCGCATCACTAAGCTAGACATCGGGCAGACCGATGCATGGCGGATATTTATGGCGCTACGGTCCGGTTTGCTCGTCGAAAGCACCTGGGCGTTGGATGTGCTGAACATCCTGCTCTTCGACGACTCCTCCGTCGCGTACTTCGGGCTAGCCCACATGCCCGGCCTGCTCAACCTGCTGCTCGATCACTTCCAGAAGAGTTTATGCGACATGTTCGAGAGCTGCAAAAAGGAGGGCACAACGAACCGCTTCAGCGTGGAAGGAACCGAGCGCGCGGCGCTGTTGGACAGAATGCGTGACATCGACGATGAGGAGGAGTCAGCAGAGAAGGAGCAGGAGGGTCGTAAAGGGCATCCTCAACCTTCCTCCGTAATCAACACGGTGACTGCTTCGGTGGTGACGACCGAAACGACGATAAAGCTGGAACCAGCGTCGACGCCCATAGTgacggcaacgacgacgacgacgacgacgacgatgtccaccaccaccatgatCAAGCAGGAGAAGCTAGAGAATGGCCTTCCGGAAGCGAGTTTACTGCAGCACAATGGAGGCGGCGTGCAGGAGATCGGCGGCGGTACCAAAGGAGGAGGAGCGTCCGTCAAGAGTTCGACGATAGACAGACGAAGAGGAACCACGCAGTGCTATGCGAGGCGCAACGCGAAACTATGTGATTTAAACGAGCTGCTCGAGCTGGATCTGGGTGCGGTTAAGAACCCACCGAACCCGGACGAACGCACGCTAATACTGACGTCGACGGCGAACTACACGCTGACGTCGCGGAAGGGTCGCCCGGTCAAGATACATCCCGCGGAGGACGATGTGTTCGTGCTGGACCATCGGCGCGATTGGGACCGGGCGTCCGATTATCAGTATCAGCGCGACACCGAGGTCGGTGGCGATCCGTGGACGGCCGGCCACACCGATCCGGACCCGCACGACTACATCATGGACACGTTCCGGGCCGAGTTTGTCAACATTCCATTTGCGAAGTACATTAAAACGAGCGCCAAGTATGCGGAGTCCATCAAGGCGCACGGCACCACCCGGAATGGCAAGCGGATAtcagccaacaacaacaacaacaacaacaactgctACATCGGCAATGTcggtaacaacaacaacagtgcaAAGTGTACAAGCAAAAACGATCAGCAGAAAGAGCTGGGGGCAGCGGTGCAGGACGAAGCACCGGCGACGGAGAAAACCACGACACCGGCGTTGAAAAATACGTCCGACGCTAGCACGACGGAGATGGATGTGGAAGAGGAgcgggaggaggaggaggaggaggagctgCTCTCGCCACCGAAGCGAAGGAAAGAGGACCCATCCGCAACGGCCACGCCACCGACGTTGCGCACGCGGAAAGACCATCACATCGCCCGGCTGATGAATGGCGAGAGTGGTGAGGAGGAGGAAGCGAAGGAACGGTCGGAaagtggtggcggtggagcgGACAAGGTGGTGAAGAACTGTATAGTGAAGAAGGAGAAGCAGACGGCGGCGGAGGAGAAGGACTCGGAGCCGGTCGAGAGCAAGCACGCGGCCAAGCGTACCACTCCGACACCGATGGATGCGGACTGCCGGGAGATCGACATGGAGCTGGAGAAAACGTCGAGCCTTCCGAATGGGCCACAGGCAGCCACCCCGGGACATAACGCGGAAAGTGATAAGGAGAACAGCGAAACGAGCGAACCAACAGCTGCTGGCGGTCGTGAGCAGAAGCGTAACGTAACGGCGGATGACTCGCCGCAGCAGCGATCGCCCACGGAGGAACGGCCATCGTCCAATCCGGCCGACGAGCGGATGGACGTTGACGAATCGGAAGCGGACGACGCGGAGACGACGGTAGCGGTTGGCCGACCGGCCGCATTCGATATCGCGCAAACAGTTCGTGATCCGGCCCGAGTGCTAAAGCGACGGCGCATGAGCGACTACGAGGACGAGTGCTACACGCGCGACGAAGCGAGCCTGTACCTGGTGACGGAGGGCCAGGACGCGCTGGCCCGGCGCTGTGTCGCCATCTCGAACATCCTGCGCAATCTCACCTTCCTGCCGAACAACGAGACCGAGTTCTCGAAATCGTCCCGCTTCCTGGCGATCCTCggcaagctgctgctgctgaaccaCGAGCATCCGCTGCGCACGAAAAAGACGCGCAACTACGACCGCGAGGAAGATGCGGACTTTTCCGACTCGTGCAGCAGCTTGCAGGGCGAGCACGAATGGTGGTGGGACTTTTTGGTGCAGATTCGCGAAAATATGCTGGTGGCAACGGCCAACATCTCCGGCCAGCTCGACCTGTCCCGGTTCGATGAGCCGATATCGCGCCCCATACTGGACGGTCTGCTGCACTGGGCCGTCTGCCCGTCGGCGCACGGGCAGGATCCGTTCCCGACGCTCGGACCGAACGCTGCCCTCTCGCCCCAGCGTTTGGCGCTCGAGGCACTCTGCAAGCTGTGCGTAACGGACGCGAACGTGGATCTGGTCATAGCGACACCGCCGTTCTCGCGGCTCGAAAAGCTGTGCTCGGTGCTGACGCGCCACCTGTGCAAGAACGAGGATCAGGTGCTGCGGGAGTTTTCGGTCAACCTGCTGCACTATCTGGCCGCCGCCGACAGCTCGATGGCACGTACGGTTGCGCTGCAATCGCCGTGCGTGTCGTACCTGGTCGCGTTCATCGAACAGGCGGAACAGTCCGCACTCGGGGTGGCCAACCAGCACGGCATCAACTTCCTGCGCGACAATCCCGACTCGATGGGCACCAGCCTGGACATGCTGCGACGGGCGGCCGGTACGTTGCTGCACCTCGCCAAACATCCGGACAATCGGCCGCTGTTCATGCAGCAGGAGCAGCGGCTGCTCGGGCTGGTCATGAGCCACATACTCGATCAGCAGGTGGCGCTCATCATCTCGCGCGTGCTGTACCAGTGCTCGCGGGGGACCGGCCCACTCACGACGATGGAGATCGAATCGGGAGGCAAACCAACCTCCACGACGACAAGCTCCGCCggttcctcctcctccccggCTAGCTCTTCGTCTGTGATGGATACAAAAGCGAGTGCTGCTGACGGGGGAAAGCCAACCGCGTTGACGGCAGCAATATCGGCTACGAACGGTAGCGGTGGTATAACGCCAACAACGACAACCGATGGCTCGTCTGCGAACGCTGGAACGAATGGgagtggtggtagtggtgcgaCGACAAACACCGCGAACAGCAGCGGAccagcgccagcagcagcgatcAATGGTCAGGTAACGGCGGAAGAGTTCGCCACACCATCCACACCTTCCTCAGTCGCTACCACCACTAACAGCAACGATGGTGGTGCGGATCGATCTGCGCACGCGGAACCATCCTCCTCCAACGTTGCTCCTACGGCAGTGACGAACTTCGATGACACCAGCTCGTCGTCCTCCTCCAACACTACGACGGAACATGGCGCTTCGGCGGTAAGCAATGCGCCTGCCTCACCAGCAACGGCAGCTGCGGTCAATCCCGACGGAACGCCCAACAGCACTACTAGCGGCAGCAGCAattgcagcagtagcaacagcagcagcagcagcagcactagcaGTAGTAACGCCGTTCCGACGAGCCCGTCAGCTGTAGCGGCCACTCCTACCTCCCCAGCTGCTAGTGTGGCCACGGCAGCACCGCCACCACAGCCATCCTCCCAGCATCCGATAACGGCTTCGTCGTAGTGGAATCTGTACTGCTGAGGTGGCACCACGGCCACACGATATTAGCCCCGGGGCGAGGCGAGAATACGAAAATGATACTACACCGGGACGGGTGCGACATGTATAtcgaagcaaacacacacacacgcgtacatataaatatatatatacacagtTATTTATAGTTACACacattatatatatatttataggAATATATATTTAgcaaaatgaagaagaagaagaggaagaagcagcggcagcagcaagagACCGCGCAGGACTATGATGATAAAATCGCCAGCAAATGGATCAGCAGTGTGATGTATTTGACGAGGGTAGCTTAATAACTGGTAGGAAACACATCAGACGTCACACCCGGATTACAGTAGGCAAGGAGAGAATGTGTGgtcgagagtgtgtgtgtgtgtgcggtgagGTGTTGTAGATTACAGTTGTGTAAGAAAGGAACGCAAAGGAAGAGGAATTTTATTTAGTCCCAAGCAACCTGCGCTTACTCGTACAAGCGAGCGAGTAAGTGTGTTGGTAACcatctctctctttttgttttgggcaGGGAATGCAAACGaccctgtgcgtgtgtgtgtgtgagagagcgaAAGGACAAATAACGCGCTTGACTAAGAGAGATCGTGCTTTAAGTCGCTTTTGATTGTGGTGGTTTTGGTGAGTGTTGTGCAGctaaaagagagcgagagagagagcaagtgataggaGGCAGCAGTACAAGTATtaccaacacatacacacctaaTAAGTGGTGAAGGTGCACCTTTGCGCTGACAGTAGTGAAAATATACTcacccggcacacacacacacacatacacacacgattGTGGACTCGAGCGTAGATCTAGCAAGCGGGGATCTATGTCTGTAAATAGTAACTagtaagcagcagcaaacgaaaggaaaaagggGGGGAAAGGACAACATGAACACGACCGATAGAGTAGAATAATCGAAATGTGTTACAGTAGTGTAGTTGAAACAGTTTTATGAAGTCGCAGGAGGTCAACAAACGGTGGTGAAAAGCcgtgcaaaaagaaaagaaaagtaacgccgccgtgtgtgtgtgtgtgtatagtaACTCTAATAGTAATTGTGCTAAATATGCTTAACTAAggacaatgtgtgtgtgtgtgcgtgtgtgtgatgtacATAGTATGGTTTAAAACAGAAATGCACCTAGAttagagagagacagagacagagagagagagagagtagtaTGGATGGTAGCTATTAAATCAGCCGATATAAGGGAATGGCACAGCacagaagaagtagaagaggGAGGAGGACACAGCGGCAGCCAAGTACACATTCCCCGTGCTgctacaaaagaaaaaaacctctccCGTTCCCCCCCGCGGGTTGCTTGTGGTGGGTGCCCTGGGCCGGGAACATGGCATTGCGCATTCTGTGTGCAGTGCGCGCTGGGGACGGGTCCGGTGGGAGCTGCAGAAAGCTGGAAACACCGAAAAAGAATCTCTCCACACTTGTGTGtagcttgttttttgtttatttgtttgatgATGGTGTTGGACTGCTTCGGtcaggaaaaggaagaagacaCCGCTGGATCGCGTAACAACGTGCTCACGTTCACGGACAGTGGTGACCGTGAGCGTGAGTCGTGCGTGTATCTAGGGCCGGATCATCCATCGTGATGCGACaggatatgtgtgtgtatgcgtgtgtgtgtgtatgcgtgtgtgtgcgtttaagTAGGAAGAAGAGCTACTACCTTTACTTAGCTATTTTACTAccaggagtttttttttcttaaaggGTGTGGATATGTGTGTGTCGTGGAGGTGTAATTAGGGCTtatcaaacaaacataatgGTGCGGCCACTCATAGActcacaattttttgttgttgttgtcaaattcaaattcagtTTTGGAATATTGGACACAATTACTCCCTTCTCCTCTGGCTTTCTCTTGGTCTCTTCCTTGCTTAAACACAAGCCAATACATAAGCAACACCGCCCTCGTCAC from Anopheles stephensi strain Indian chromosome 2, UCI_ANSTEP_V1.0, whole genome shotgun sequence includes the following:
- the LOC118507703 gene encoding trithorax group protein osa-like isoform X6 — translated: MGDQKSQKSGGGAGAASGAAGGTGGASSTAAASATTTTTTSAAATPVTTPQQQQQQHHQPPSHHPHAQQHPHHHQQPPPPPPPHHSHAPHPLHMPPHPHQHHHPHHHPPGPPSAGGDHQPPPPPGHGPPPHHASPYDHHHPVPVSGPGDATNGGGGGGGGTGTGGSGKDESLPPPHHGHGPPPPPPHGGAGGPPPPPMGHHGHHQMQQHHGQVYGQPPPPPPGMQHQQQYAPRYHHHHPHHPHDPNVQPPGAGGAPDPYAHYHAHRMGAAAAAAAAAAAAAASTGGGAGGGSGAGGAGTPPPQHTGGKPAAAAAAATAAAAAAAAAATGSPMHGRHSRYMSQQPTAAGAGGAGAAGQPPPGGGANAPPPSGPAAGGPTPTLNSLLQSHPPPPPHPGAPHHRYPPASYDPSAPQGQQQPPGPGQPPGPGGGPPPGQGQPGMHPYHGGHQQQGWAPPPRPYSPHSQPYRPPPPGNTGRGQSPYPPGPPGQAPGSYPPPQPPGQGSQQQQPPGPPQSAGSQPGAAAGGPPGQGPPPAGAPGGPAGGAPGQSPQHHPPTSQGPPANTQYTPYQPQRYPTPGGPNAPNHRTPYPPHQYEPVRSWPSPAASPGPGPGHMPPSPHGPPQSPGQQQQQQHSGPSPSPQPPQPAPSPHQDSTGQNSNDSSTGGSGGPGNSTGPSGVHGGAPGTPNSSSSSSSQGMRPTPSPTGSGSGSRSMSPAVGQQSVSMPPRPSSSHSQAPNQQQGPNHQHGNSNSNLVHGNQTQGPPGPTDHHARVASPNRPPSASAQQLPPVSTAPSGSSSLPPSSQAGGGGSAGAAAAGMAAQGYQAQAPHPPHMHGPYKMGPGGPGGMPPGGPGQQMSPYPPPPPHQQPPPQSQQYSPHSPASYSPRPQYPGAYGPSPPVPGPPPPPGTQSPQGPPGSGGPPPPHPPPGGYPGQHRMPNHVGAGGPPPPHSQYPPHQYPHQPPSPWGPPHTQAGPVGAGGGHVNNHVQQSQQGQSGPPTPGGGPRQGKGMPPGGPPGAGGVHPQSPQQQQQQQHSQHHQPPPHHQPHHQGHHQPPQHHPGQAQSQQPPPQSGSPQPLNYLKQHLQHKGAYSGAPSPTPPPGQGYGNGPGMHPPMGPPHHMGPPMGLPPPPNASSMGPPPPAGTPPSQSPSGAGGAGAVGHQQHPSQQDSGHPPSPHQQQPPSQQPQHPGGQSQQPQQQPPPHSPHHHPHGPPPHAQHQPGHHPGADVPPQPHHGLLAGAGQDNGIVNATGGPGGGGGGGGGGAGGGPHHHHHPHHHHPVTSLVTTGPDGAPLDEASQQSTLSNTSVASGEDPTCSTPKSRKNDHYNQSHLTGTNTPSSSNASPGPHNAHEDFELNSSPTSWPRTPASPVFNSHVPPTPETPFRSTKQKSDSLNKLYEMDDKPDRRVFLDKLLAYMDERRSPITACPTISKTPLDLYKLYVYVQERGGFVEVCKKVTKSKTWKDIAGMLGIGASSSAAYTLRKHYTKNLLPFECKFDRGGIDPGPIIAQVEAGSKKKSAKTTSVPSPGSSNSQDSFPAPGSSSASMDGYGPYPGSGYPPGSTPDYVQQQQQQQQGTAGGPPGAATLPGAQPGPGQQQTPQPQQRPPSQQGGTQSPHPGSAPPASGDNISVSNPFDDPVGPQRPPYQQGAPYPPVSRPQGAPYQGQPGGYGQYGAPEQYGPSAGTPPGQYAPPPGQQGQYPPTNRPLYPPYAPPEAGEGGTPPSSAAGQVPVPPSAADPYRGYGSSPYPPPPQQRPYPPQQQPVVSTAPGVPPAGTPPIPAGGAAQGQVPPGGPPSQQQQQQQQPQQAPPPQQQPGAQGQPGTPGGGYPAPVGQPGVPQSAADYYRQQQEQALPYPQPNQPRRHPDFEKSQQPYPPYQQRPQMYPGGWQAGPGGQYRGQYPPQSPQQQWAHNGPRPSGPPGPPGAGGPPGGPPGAPGQWGAAADVNRYPPNQQQPPYPTHQQGQQQPWNQMPPTSQNSPLRPPLRTGKPYPPMTGAGPGVPTPPGSMPGMPPASISTPPQAPGAVGGPPGATASSGPVVPVSGGVPPVVPSPGGVVVPGSGGVPSVAGNASSAVPGVPPVPSAASPAVKAQPPAQGTGQVQPAGPNFQPAGSGGVQQKRDIVFPSDSVEATTPVLYRRKRITKLDIGQTDAWRIFMALRSGLLVESTWALDVLNILLFDDSSVAYFGLAHMPGLLNLLLDHFQKSLCDMFESCKKEGTTNRFSVEGTERAALLDRMRDIDDEEESAEKEQEGRKGHPQPSSVINTVTASVVTTETTIKLEPASTPIVTATTTTTTTTMSTTTMIKQEKLENGLPEASLLQHNGGGVQEIGGGTKGGGASVKSSTIDRRRGTTQCYARRNAKLCDLNELLELDLGAVKNPPNPDERTLILTSTANYTLTSRKGRPVKIHPAEDDVFVLDHRRDWDRASDYQYQRDTEVGGDPWTAGHTDPDPHDYIMDTFRAEFVNIPFAKYIKTSAKYAESIKAHGTTRNGKRISANNNNNNNNCYIGNVGNNNNSAKCTSKNDQQKELGAAVQDEAPATEKTTTPALKNTSDASTTEMDVEEEREEEEEEELLSPPKRRKEDPSATATPPTLRTRKDHHIARLMNGESGEEEEAKERSESGGGGADKVVKNCIVKKEKQTAAEEKDSEPVESKHAAKRTTPTPMDADCREIDMELEKTSSLPNGPQAATPGHNAESDKENSETSEPTAAGGREQKRNVTADDSPQQRSPTEERPSSNPADERMDVDESEADDAETTVAVGRPAAFDIAQTVRDPARVLKRRRMSDYEDECYTRDEASLYLVTEGQDALARRCVAISNILRNLTFLPNNETEFSKSSRFLAILGKLLLLNHEHPLRTKKTRNYDREEDADFSDSCSSLQGEHEWWWDFLVQIRENMLVATANISGQLDLSRFDEPISRPILDGLLHWAVCPSAHGQDPFPTLGPNAALSPQRLALEALCKLCVTDANVDLVIATPPFSRLEKLCSVLTRHLCKNEDQVLREFSVNLLHYLAAADSSMARTVALQSPCVSYLVAFIEQAEQSALGVANQHGINFLRDNPDSMGTSLDMLRRAAGTLLHLAKHPDNRPLFMQQEQRLLGLVMSHILDQQVALIISRVLYQCSRGTGPLTTMEIESGGKPTSTTTSSAGSSSSPASSSSVMDTKASAADGGKPTALTAAISATNGSGGITPTTTTDGSSANAGTNGSGGSGATTNTANSSGPAPAAAINGQVTAEEFATPSTPSSVATTTNSNDGGADRSAHAEPSSSNVAPTAVTNFDDTSSSSSSNTTTEHGASAVSNAPASPATAAAVNPDGTPNSTTSGSSNCSSSNSSSSSSTSSSNAVPTSPSAVAATPTSPAASVATAAPPPQPSSQHPITASS